One genomic segment of Strix aluco isolate bStrAlu1 chromosome 14, bStrAlu1.hap1, whole genome shotgun sequence includes these proteins:
- the LOC141929816 gene encoding C-signal-like: protein MAAGRARTVLLTGSNRGIGLELVKQLLGAPRPPAWIFATCRDPEGPRAQELRDLASKHPNLVLVKLDVANPSAITDAAKIVEGKLNGMGLNLLINNAGIYTPTASLETVDAEEMIRTYKTNAVGPMLMAQAFLPLLKKAARESTEKGLSCSKAAIINISTIMGSIEKTSESFCKPVISYRCSKAALNMLTKCQALTYGEAGILCVALHPGWVKTDMGSQEADLTVDTSVRGLLSVLPILSEKHSGTLLNWEGKAIPW, encoded by the exons atggcggcggggcgggcgcggacCGTGCTGCTGACCGGCTCCAACCGCGGCATCGGGCTGGAGCTGGTGAAGCAGCTGCTGGGGGCACCGCGACCGCCCGCCTGGATCTTCGCGACATGTCGGGACCCCGAGGGGCCGCGGGCCCAG GAGCTGAGGGATCTGGCATCCAAACACCCAAACCTGGTTCTTGTGAAGCTGG ATGTTGCAAATCCCTCCGCTATTACTGATGCGGCGAAGATCGTGGAGGGGAAGCTCAACGGCATGGGCTTGAACCTGCTAATAAACAACGCTGGCATCTACACCCCGACAGCGTCGCTGGAGACGGTAGATGCTGAAGAGATGATAAGGACGTACAAGACCAATGCGGTGGGGCCAATGCTGATGGCCCAG GCGTTCCTGCCCCTGTTGAAGAAGGCTGCCCGGGAGAGCACAGAAAAGGGACTGAGTTGCAGCAAGGCAGCCATCATCAACATCTCCACCATCATGGGGTCCATCGAGAAGACTTCTGAGTCCTTCTGCAAGCCTGTCATCTCCTACCGCTGCAGCAAG gcTGCTCTCAACATGCTCACCAAGTGCCAGGCTCTGACCTACGGGGAAGCCGGGATCCTCTGCGTGGCACTTCACCCCGGCTGGGTGAAAACCGACATGGGCAGCCAGGAG GCTGACCTGACGGTGGACACAAGTGTGCGGGGGCTGCTGTCTGTACTGCCGATCCTCTCCGAGAAACACAGCGGGACTCTGCTCAACTGGGAAGGTAAAGCTATTCCTTGGTGA
- the LOC141929812 gene encoding C-signal-like isoform X1: MLSGSIRDLSEQSQLEQREEKQHGRASHPLRSGDRGQQGNRPGVCPAFPGDAKSTQVGFCGLSGPQGSASAEVTDPTSIKAAAARVGEHLGGSGLNLLINNAGIVKLNSLDNETLEDMTQVYTTNTVGPLLLGQAFLPLLKKAAQGSPSSALSCSKAAIINMSSSGGSIEEVYLWDQLHVVSYRCSKAALNMLTKCQSLGYRQHGVLCVALHPGWVQTDMGATAGDTPPVTVDASVGGMLKVLSSLSEKDTGTFLDWEGKVVPW, from the exons ATGCTATCAGGAAGCATTAGGGATTTGAGCGAACAGAGccagctggagcagagagaggagaagcaaCATGGGAGAGCTTCGCATCCACTCCGTTCTGGTGACAGGGGCCAACAGGGGAATCGGCCTGGGGTTTGTCCGGCATTTCCTGGGGATGCCAAATCCACCCAAGTGGGTTTTTGCGGCTTGTCGGGACCCCAAGGGTCAGCGAGCGCAG AAGTCACTGACCCCACCAGCAtcaaggcagctgcagccagagtTGGGGAGCACCTGGGGGGGTCAGGACTGAACCTCCTCATCAACAACGCTGGAATTGTAAAGCTGAACTCACTTGATAACGAGACACTGGAGGACATGACCCAGGTTTACACCACCAACACGGTTGGGCCCCTGCTGCTGGGCCAG GCGTTCCTGCCCTTGCTGAAGAAGGCTGCTCAAGGGAGCCCAAGCTCAGCATTGAGCTGCAGCAAGGCAGCCATCATCaacatgtccagctctgggggctccATTGAGGAAGTCTATTTATGGGATCAGCTACATGTTGTCTCATACCGCTGCAGCAAG GCTGCTCTGAACATGCTGACCAAGTGCCAGTCCCTGGGCTACCGGCAGCACGGCGTCCTCTGCGTTGCTCTCCACCCTGGCTGGGTGCAAACTGACATGGGGGCCACTGCTGGAGACACG CCCCCTGTGACGGTGGACGCCAGCGTGGGAGGGATGCTGAAGGTGCTCTCCTCCCTCTCCGAGAAGGACACCGGCACCTTCCTGGACTGGGAAGGGAAGGTCGTGCCCTGGTGA
- the LOC141929812 gene encoding C-signal-like isoform X3: MLSGSIRDLSEQSQLEQREEKQHGRASHPLRSGDRGQQGNRPGVCPAFPGDAKSTQVGFCGLSGPQGSASAEVTDPTSIKAAAARVGEHLGGSGLNLLINNAGIVKLNSLDNETLEDMTQVYTTNTVGPLLLGQAFLPLLKKAAQGSPSSALSCSKAAIINMSSSGGSIEEVYLWDQLHVVSYRCSKPPVTVDASVGGMLKVLSSLSEKDTGTFLDWEGKVVPW, encoded by the exons ATGCTATCAGGAAGCATTAGGGATTTGAGCGAACAGAGccagctggagcagagagaggagaagcaaCATGGGAGAGCTTCGCATCCACTCCGTTCTGGTGACAGGGGCCAACAGGGGAATCGGCCTGGGGTTTGTCCGGCATTTCCTGGGGATGCCAAATCCACCCAAGTGGGTTTTTGCGGCTTGTCGGGACCCCAAGGGTCAGCGAGCGCAG AAGTCACTGACCCCACCAGCAtcaaggcagctgcagccagagtTGGGGAGCACCTGGGGGGGTCAGGACTGAACCTCCTCATCAACAACGCTGGAATTGTAAAGCTGAACTCACTTGATAACGAGACACTGGAGGACATGACCCAGGTTTACACCACCAACACGGTTGGGCCCCTGCTGCTGGGCCAG GCGTTCCTGCCCTTGCTGAAGAAGGCTGCTCAAGGGAGCCCAAGCTCAGCATTGAGCTGCAGCAAGGCAGCCATCATCaacatgtccagctctgggggctccATTGAGGAAGTCTATTTATGGGATCAGCTACATGTTGTCTCATACCGCTGCAGCAAG CCCCCTGTGACGGTGGACGCCAGCGTGGGAGGGATGCTGAAGGTGCTCTCCTCCCTCTCCGAGAAGGACACCGGCACCTTCCTGGACTGGGAAGGGAAGGTCGTGCCCTGGTGA
- the LOC141929812 gene encoding C-signal-like isoform X2 has translation MGELRIHSVLVTGANRGIGLGFVRHFLGMPNPPKWVFAACRDPKGQRAQELQNLASKHPNLVIIPLEVTDPTSIKAAAARVGEHLGGSGLNLLINNAGIVKLNSLDNETLEDMTQVYTTNTVGPLLLGQAFLPLLKKAAQGSPSSALSCSKAAIINMSSSGGSIEEVYLWDQLHVVSYRCSKAALNMLTKCQSLGYRQHGVLCVALHPGWVQTDMGATAGDTPPVTVDASVGGMLKVLSSLSEKDTGTFLDWEGKVVPW, from the exons ATGGGAGAGCTTCGCATCCACTCCGTTCTGGTGACAGGGGCCAACAGGGGAATCGGCCTGGGGTTTGTCCGGCATTTCCTGGGGATGCCAAATCCACCCAAGTGGGTTTTTGCGGCTTGTCGGGACCCCAAGGGTCAGCGAGCGCAG GAGTTACAGAATTTGGCCTCCAAGCACCCCAACCTGGTCATCATCCCGCTCG AAGTCACTGACCCCACCAGCAtcaaggcagctgcagccagagtTGGGGAGCACCTGGGGGGGTCAGGACTGAACCTCCTCATCAACAACGCTGGAATTGTAAAGCTGAACTCACTTGATAACGAGACACTGGAGGACATGACCCAGGTTTACACCACCAACACGGTTGGGCCCCTGCTGCTGGGCCAG GCGTTCCTGCCCTTGCTGAAGAAGGCTGCTCAAGGGAGCCCAAGCTCAGCATTGAGCTGCAGCAAGGCAGCCATCATCaacatgtccagctctgggggctccATTGAGGAAGTCTATTTATGGGATCAGCTACATGTTGTCTCATACCGCTGCAGCAAG GCTGCTCTGAACATGCTGACCAAGTGCCAGTCCCTGGGCTACCGGCAGCACGGCGTCCTCTGCGTTGCTCTCCACCCTGGCTGGGTGCAAACTGACATGGGGGCCACTGCTGGAGACACG CCCCCTGTGACGGTGGACGCCAGCGTGGGAGGGATGCTGAAGGTGCTCTCCTCCCTCTCCGAGAAGGACACCGGCACCTTCCTGGACTGGGAAGGGAAGGTCGTGCCCTGGTGA
- the LOC141929626 gene encoding uncharacterized protein LOC141929626 produces the protein MAMGYSTAWVGFTASQDGLSTSYTHNTGNRLISFLFPGFPEPRHASDVHDQTFSALLLPLPSQCPFTEASRAPQARGLSRIDKALVSLCQEFLPLLEKAAKDAGKEGLSCSRAAVINVSTKLGSIGLCLGVLEAPMYPYRASKAAQNMVTRCVAAELQDKGILCTAIHPGWVKTDMGMQKAPLTVERSVRGILAVLASLSQDTSGAFLDWEGNSLPW, from the exons ATGGCTATGGGATACTCCACAGCTTGGGTGGGCTTCACAGCTTCACAAGATGGGCTTTCCACATCATACACACATAACACTGGAAACAGGCTGATCTCATTCCTCTTCCCTGGGTTCCCCGAGCCACGTCATGCCTCAGATGTCCATGACCAGACATTCTCTGCCTTGCTCTTGCCTCTTCCAAGCCAGTGCCCATTCACTG AGGCCTCGAGGGCCCCTCAAGCCCGGGGCTTGTCACGTATTGACAAAGCCTTGGTGTCTTTGTGCCAGGAGTTTCTGCCGCTCCTGGAGAAGGCAGCGAAGGATGCGGGGAAggaggggctgagctgcagcagggccGCAGTCATCAACGTCTCCACCAAACTGGGCTCCATTGGGCTGTGCCTCGGCGTGCTGGAGGCCCCCATGTACCCGTACCGTGCCAGCAAG GCTGCCCAGAACATGGTGACGAGGTGCGTGGCTGCGGAGCTCCAAGACAAGGGGATCTTGTGCACGGCCATCCATCCTGGCTGGGTGAAGACCGACATGGGGATGCAGAAG gCGCCGCTGACAGTGGAGCGCAGCGTGCGGGgcatcctggctgtgctggccaGCCTCTCGCAGGACACCTCCGGAGCCTTCCTTGACTGGGAAGGGAACAGCCTGCCCTGGTGA
- the LOC141929813 gene encoding C-signal-like — protein sequence MGELRIHSVLVTGANRGIGLGLVRHFLGMPNPPKWVFAACRDPKGQRAQELQNLASKHPNLVIIPLEVSDPTSIKAAAARVGEHLGGSGLTLLINNAAIIKLNSLDNETLEDMTQVYTTNTIGPLLLGQAFLPLLKKAAQGSPSSALSCSKAAIINMSSSGGSIEEVYLWNYGQAVSYRCSKAALNMLTKCQSLGYRQHGVLCVALHPGWVQTDMGSSGGDTPPVTVDASVGGMLKVLSSLSEKDTGTFLDWEGKVVPW from the exons ATGGGAGAGCTTCGCATCCACTCCGTTCTGGTGACTGGGGCCAACCGGGGAATCGGCCTGGGGCTTGTCCGGCATTTCCTGGGGATGCCAAATCCACCCAAGTGGGTTTTTGCGGCTTGTCGGGACCCCAAGGGTCAGCGAGCGCAG GAGTTACAGAATTTGGCCTCCAAGCACCCCAACCTGGTCATCATCCCACTCG AAGTGTCTGACCCCACCAGCAtcaaggcagctgcagccagagtTGGGGAGCACCTGGGGGGCTCAGGACTGACCCTCCTCATCAACAACGCTGCAATTATAAAGCTGAACTCACTTGATAATGAGACACTGGAGGACATGACCCAGGTTTACACCACCAACACGATTGGGCCCCTGCTGCTGGGCCAG GCGTTCCTGCCCTTGCTGAAGAAGGCTGCTCAAGGGAGCCCAAGCTCAGCGTTGAGCTGCAGCAAGGCAGCCATCATCaacatgtccagctctgggggctccATTGAGGAAGTCTATTTATGGAATTACGGACAAGCTGTCTCGTACCGCTGCAGCAAG GCTGCTCTGAACATGCTGACCAAGTGCCAGTCCCTGGGCTACCGGCAGCACGGCGTCCTCTGCGTTGCTCTCCACCCTGGCTGGGTGCAAACTGACATGGGCAGCTCAGGCGGAGACACG ccccccgtgACGGTGGACGCCAGCGTGGGAGGGATGCTGAAGGTGCTCTCCTCCCTCTCTGAGAAGGACACCGGCACCTTCCTGGACTGGGAAGGGAAGGTCGTGCCCTGGTGA
- the LOC141929815 gene encoding C-signal-like — protein sequence MGELRIHSVLVTGANRGIGLGLVRHFLGMPNPPKWVFAACRDPKGQRAQELQNLASKHPNLVIIPLEVSDPASIKAAAARVGEHLGGSGLTLLINNAGMAKPKSLDNETLEDMTQVYTTNTVGPLLLGQAFLPLLKKAAQGSPSSALSCSKAAIINMSSSGGSIEEVYLWNYGQAVSYRCSKAALNMLTKCQSLGYRQHGVLCVALHPGWVQTDMGGAGSQKPPLTVDASVGGMLKVLSSLSEKDTGTFLDWEGKVVPW from the exons ATGGGAGAGCTTCGCATCCACTCCGTTCTGGTGACTGGGGCCAACCGGGGAATCGGCCTGGGGCTTGTCCGGCATTTCCTGGGGATGCCAAATCCACCCAAGTGGGTTTTTGCGGCTTGTCGGGACCCCAAGGGTCAGCGAGCGCAG GAGTTACAGAATTTGGCCTCCAAGCACCCCAACCTGGTCATCATCCCACTCG AAGTGTCTGACCCCGCCAGCAtcaaggcagctgcagccagagtTGGGGAGCACCTGGGGGGGTCAGGACTGACCCTCCTCATCAACAACGCTGGAATGGCAAAGCCAAAGTCACTTGATAACGAGACACTGGAGGACATGACCCAGGTTTACACCACCAACACGGTTGGGCCCCTGCTGCTAGGCCAG GCGTTCCTGCCCTTGCTGAAGAAGGCTGCTCAGGGGAGCCCGAGCTCAGCGTTGAGCTGCAGCAAGGCAGCCATCATCaacatgtccagctctgggggctccATTGAGGAAGTCTATTTGTGGAATTATGGACAAGCTGTCTCGTACCGCTGCAGCAAG GCTGCTCTGAACATGCTGACCAAGTGCCAGTCCCTGGGCTACCGGCAGCACGGCGTCCTCTGCGTTGCTCTCCACCCTGGCTGGGTGCAAACTGACATGGGGGGCGCAGGATCACAAAAG ccccccttGACGGTGGACGCCAGCGTGGGAGGGATGCTGAAGGTGCTCTCCTCCCTCTCTGAGAAGGACACCGGCACCTTCCTGGACTGGGAAGGGAAGGTTGTGCCCTGGTGA
- the LOC141929814 gene encoding C-signal-like has product MGELCIHSVLVTGANRGIGLGFVRHFLGMPNPPKWVFAACRDPKGQRAQELQNLASKHPNLVIIPLEVSDPASIKAAAARVGEHLGGSGLNLLINNAGIVKPNSLDNETLEDMTQVYTTNTVGPLLLGQAFLPLLKKAAQGSPSSALSCSKAAIINMSSSGGSIEEVYLWDQIHVVSYRCSKAALNMLTKCQSLGYRQHGVLCVALHPGWVQTDLGGAGSQKPPVTVEESVGGMLKVLSSLSEKETGTFLDWEGKVVPW; this is encoded by the exons ATGGGAGAGCTTTGCATCCACTCCGTTCTGGTGACTGGGGCCAACCGGGGAATCGGCCTGGGGTTTGTCCGGCATTTCCTGGGGATGCCAAATCCACCCAAGTGGGTTTTTGCGGCTTGTCGGGACCCCAAGGGACAGCGAGCGCAG GAGTTACAGAATTTGGCCTCCAAGCACCCCAACCTGGTCATCATCCCGCTCG AAGTGTCTGACCCCGCCAGCAtcaaggcagctgcagccagagtTGGGGAGCACCTGGGGGGGTCAGGACTGAACCTCCTCATCAATAATGCTGGAATTGTAAAGCCGAACTCACTTGATAACGAGACACTGGAGGACATGACCCAGGTTTACACCACCAACACGGTTGGGCCCCTGCTGCTAGGCCAG GCGTTCCTGCCCTTGCTGAAGAAGGCTGCTCAGGGGAGCCCGAGCTCAGCGCTGAGCTGCAGCAAGGCAGCCATCATCaacatgtccagctctgggggctccATTGAGGAAGTCTATTTGTGGGATCAGATACACGTTGTCTCGTACCGCTGCAGCAAG GCTGCTCTGAACATGCTGACCAAGTGCCAGTCCCTGGGCTACCGGCAGCACGGCGTCCTCTGCGTTGCTCTCCACCCTGGTTGGGTGCAAACCGACTTGGGGGGCGCAGGATCACAAAAG ccccctgtGACAGTGGAGGAGAGCGTGGGAGGGATGCTGAAGGTGCTCTCCTCCCTCTCTGAGAAGGAGACTGGGACATTCCTGGACTGGGAGGGGAAAGTTGTGCCCTGGTGA